The proteins below are encoded in one region of Micromonospora pisi:
- a CDS encoding helix-turn-helix transcriptional regulator yields MTPEIVGRNEALAVIHRFCERSRKSGYSLVVVGEPGLGKTTLLQHAAQLWAQEGGLVLAATAVEFEADISFAGLQQILSPVIKSIPPAVDSVSALEGARASVLEALFDPNTSVTLDRLTVAETLRDLLRAAARESPVLVLVDDLQWLDRSSAAVLTLLARRLTGTRVGFLGSTRPAAEGFFARARLDEYMLAAVDEQAATEILMNRYPDLTPTIRRRVLATAAGNPLALVELPLTLADSGPDSPTVDLSVVPLNRRLQEAFSSRIESLPDATRQLLLFAALETTGGLRVLEAASGDRLLETLAPAERVRLIHVTDYGTRVVFAHPLTRSAVVNASTAAERRWVHGRLAEAVRDDPDRRAWHLAQSSRGPDERAASSLEEAGYRLVGRGDTVGAVTALTNASMLSPAKPERARRLAAAAYVGAHLGGGIALAGDTLREVRQLDPAHAGSLDAAVATSFVILNADGDVDTAHRVLAGALDAVSEQSHPIFQIRAALRTLLYVCFFGGRSHLWSVFDALVSRLNPPEIDVVVLMRHTHSDPTSADDAAYRKLDRLVENLYQVNDPGEIVLIGLASSWVDRLPGCRAALHRALELGRAADDTNVMTQALTLLALDSYFMGQWRDSERYLAESLSLTSQHGLRLFRWATEHWIATLAAVRGDDETARRITDELIYWAVPRGVVVVSHLCHYTRTLVALGRQDYEEAYREATSIGPVGTIPPYRPVAIWTVLDVVEAAVRTNRHTEARAHVAAARAARVETISGRLSMLVMAAEALVSPEDIASSLFDRALATPEADRWPFDRARVELLFGEHLRRSRSRRAAREHLGRAWTAFERLGATKWTERAHQELRAAGQRSGPQLGNDILTGRESLIAQMAATGMTNKEIGEELFLSARTVGAHLYRIFPKLGITSRAALRDALTLLNKDRASGGP; encoded by the coding sequence ATGACGCCAGAAATCGTCGGCAGAAATGAAGCCCTCGCGGTAATCCACCGATTTTGCGAGCGCTCACGCAAATCCGGGTATTCGCTGGTCGTCGTCGGCGAACCCGGCCTCGGGAAAACCACCCTGCTCCAACACGCGGCCCAGCTCTGGGCTCAGGAGGGTGGACTCGTCCTGGCAGCGACCGCGGTCGAGTTCGAGGCGGACATCAGTTTCGCCGGCCTGCAACAGATTTTGAGTCCGGTCATCAAATCGATTCCCCCGGCCGTCGACTCGGTTTCCGCCCTCGAAGGCGCACGTGCGTCCGTCCTTGAAGCCCTGTTCGATCCGAATACATCGGTGACACTGGATCGGTTGACGGTCGCCGAAACGCTGCGGGACCTGCTGCGTGCCGCGGCTCGCGAATCGCCGGTTCTCGTTCTCGTCGATGACCTCCAGTGGCTGGACCGGTCGAGCGCCGCAGTGCTCACGCTCCTGGCCCGGCGACTCACCGGAACGCGCGTCGGCTTCCTCGGATCGACCCGTCCGGCGGCCGAAGGCTTCTTTGCACGAGCACGGCTGGACGAATACATGCTCGCCGCTGTTGACGAGCAGGCGGCGACAGAAATTCTGATGAACCGCTATCCCGATCTGACACCGACGATCCGACGAAGGGTGTTGGCCACGGCCGCCGGGAACCCGCTGGCCCTCGTCGAACTGCCGTTGACCCTCGCTGACTCGGGCCCCGACAGTCCGACCGTCGACCTGTCCGTCGTCCCGCTGAACCGGCGGCTCCAGGAGGCGTTCTCATCCCGGATCGAGAGTCTGCCGGATGCCACGCGACAGTTGCTGCTGTTCGCCGCTCTTGAGACGACCGGGGGCCTCCGGGTCCTTGAGGCCGCATCGGGCGACCGACTGCTCGAGACACTGGCGCCCGCCGAGCGCGTGCGACTCATCCACGTCACGGACTACGGCACGCGAGTGGTGTTCGCGCATCCGCTGACACGATCGGCGGTTGTCAACGCCTCCACCGCCGCGGAGCGACGCTGGGTCCACGGCCGGCTGGCCGAGGCGGTACGTGACGACCCGGACCGACGGGCCTGGCATCTCGCGCAGAGCAGCCGCGGACCCGACGAGCGAGCAGCATCCTCGCTGGAGGAGGCGGGCTACCGGCTGGTCGGTCGGGGAGACACCGTCGGCGCGGTCACCGCACTCACGAACGCCTCGATGCTCAGCCCCGCCAAACCAGAGCGCGCCCGGCGCCTGGCTGCCGCGGCGTACGTCGGTGCTCACCTGGGAGGCGGCATTGCACTGGCCGGCGACACTCTGCGCGAGGTCCGTCAACTCGATCCCGCACACGCGGGCTCTCTGGACGCGGCGGTGGCGACGTCATTCGTCATTCTCAACGCGGACGGCGACGTCGACACCGCTCACCGTGTCCTCGCAGGCGCCCTGGACGCGGTAAGCGAGCAGTCGCATCCGATTTTCCAGATCAGGGCGGCCCTGCGCACCTTGCTGTACGTCTGCTTCTTCGGTGGGCGGAGCCACCTCTGGTCGGTTTTCGACGCACTCGTATCACGCCTGAACCCCCCGGAAATCGACGTTGTCGTCCTGATGCGGCACACCCACTCGGATCCGACGAGCGCCGACGACGCCGCATACCGAAAACTCGACCGACTCGTCGAGAATCTGTACCAGGTCAACGACCCCGGTGAGATCGTCCTGATCGGGCTCGCCAGCTCCTGGGTGGATCGGCTCCCTGGTTGTCGTGCCGCTCTGCACCGCGCGCTGGAGCTGGGACGCGCCGCGGACGACACGAACGTCATGACGCAGGCGTTGACACTGCTGGCGCTCGACTCCTACTTCATGGGGCAGTGGCGGGACAGCGAACGGTACCTGGCCGAGTCGCTCTCCTTGACCAGTCAACACGGACTCCGGCTCTTCCGCTGGGCTACCGAACACTGGATCGCCACGCTCGCTGCCGTACGCGGCGATGACGAGACGGCGCGGCGGATCACCGACGAGCTGATCTACTGGGCCGTACCCAGAGGTGTGGTCGTGGTGAGCCACCTCTGCCACTACACCCGCACGTTGGTCGCACTGGGCCGCCAGGACTACGAGGAGGCATATCGGGAGGCAACCTCGATCGGCCCTGTCGGCACCATCCCGCCTTACCGTCCGGTGGCGATCTGGACCGTGCTCGACGTGGTCGAGGCCGCGGTCCGGACCAACCGCCACACGGAGGCCCGGGCCCACGTCGCCGCGGCTCGTGCCGCCCGAGTGGAGACGATCTCCGGCCGGCTCAGCATGCTGGTGATGGCCGCCGAGGCCCTCGTCTCCCCCGAGGACATCGCGTCGAGTCTGTTCGACCGGGCCCTCGCGACACCGGAGGCCGACCGGTGGCCGTTTGACCGGGCCCGCGTCGAACTCCTGTTCGGCGAACACCTCCGACGGAGCCGGTCACGGCGCGCCGCTCGTGAACACCTCGGTCGGGCCTGGACGGCGTTCGAGCGCCTCGGTGCGACAAAATGGACGGAGAGAGCTCACCAGGAACTCAGGGCAGCGGGCCAGCGGAGCGGCCCTCAGCTCGGGAACGACATCCTGACCGGCCGAGAATCCCTCATTGCCCAGATGGCCGCGACCGGCATGACCAACAAGGAGATCGGCGAGGAGCTGTTCCTCTCGGCGCGGACCGTCGGAGCGCACCTTTATCGCATCTTCCCCAAACTCGGTATCACCTCGCGGGCGGCCCTGAGAGATGCCCTCACGCTCCTGAACAAGGACCGCGCGTCCGGCGGCCCCTAG
- a CDS encoding FG-GAP repeat domain-containing protein produces the protein MAGNIKVVEAVKAEMSKKSINYEDLNRAIVRAGGDPVRFEVKGAGRSLSPEETQAIAASPWRGDSMTVTGYWSYVQDQYGEWLTYFGLWDFVDYMAGDDPLDAMGVVTSEVNTQCWVNDGDDAYTVDVNGRNTTYKMTRRSSSPTSSVWAVDDGTSSANIEHGYVYISYRHLGSCADRYMYGNAYYEHNEDGCNCTWTVTIGVGGMGFSYSETPPGRSQQWASQQASVYTNPNGGGGGGGGDGGGDGGGGGTPPPIPHEAVDYDGDATSDLALYRQDCANGSNWWVQSVRTGSQLHGGSAYGGCADIPVSGDYDGDGYTDLALYRRDCTNGSTWWIKSGRTGSQLRGGTKYGGCGDIPAPGDYDGDGYADLALFRQDCSNGSSWSILSGRTGSQLHAGTKYGGCADIPAPGDYDGDGRTDLALFRRDCSTGSSWWIRSATGNQLVGGLKYGGCADIPAPGDYNGDGRADLALFRRDCSTGSSWNIYDLAAGSAIRSGLKYGGCADIPAPGDYNGDGRTDLALFRRDCTNGSSWNIYDLAAGSAIRSGLKYGGCADIPVASNTITN, from the coding sequence GTGGCCGGCAACATCAAGGTGGTCGAGGCCGTCAAGGCTGAGATGAGCAAGAAATCGATCAACTACGAAGATCTTAACCGGGCAATCGTTCGGGCAGGTGGTGATCCCGTCCGGTTCGAGGTGAAGGGCGCCGGCCGCAGCCTGTCGCCGGAAGAGACCCAGGCGATCGCGGCGAGCCCCTGGCGGGGTGACTCGATGACGGTCACCGGCTACTGGTCCTACGTGCAGGACCAGTACGGGGAGTGGTTGACCTACTTCGGCCTGTGGGACTTCGTTGACTACATGGCCGGAGATGACCCGCTCGATGCGATGGGCGTTGTCACCTCTGAGGTGAACACCCAGTGCTGGGTCAACGATGGAGACGACGCCTACACGGTTGACGTTAATGGTCGCAACACGACGTACAAGATGACTAGGCGCAGCTCGAGTCCCACCTCCAGCGTCTGGGCCGTGGATGACGGCACCTCATCGGCCAACATTGAACACGGCTACGTTTACATCTCGTACCGGCATCTCGGCAGTTGTGCCGACCGCTACATGTACGGCAACGCCTACTACGAACACAATGAAGATGGGTGCAACTGCACCTGGACCGTCACTATCGGCGTCGGGGGAATGGGTTTCTCGTATTCAGAGACCCCGCCGGGCCGGTCCCAGCAGTGGGCGTCACAACAGGCTTCCGTCTACACGAATCCGAACGGCGGCGGCGGTGGTGGCGGCGGTGACGGCGGCGGCGACGGCGGAGGCGGTGGGACACCTCCTCCTATCCCGCACGAGGCGGTCGACTACGACGGCGACGCAACCAGCGATCTCGCGCTCTACCGGCAGGACTGCGCCAACGGCTCGAACTGGTGGGTCCAGAGCGTTCGCACCGGCAGCCAGTTGCACGGGGGCAGCGCGTACGGAGGCTGCGCCGACATTCCCGTCAGCGGTGACTACGACGGCGACGGATACACCGATCTCGCTCTCTACCGTCGGGACTGCACCAACGGCTCCACCTGGTGGATCAAGAGCGGCCGCACCGGTTCGCAGTTGAGGGGCGGCACCAAGTACGGCGGCTGTGGCGACATTCCTGCCCCGGGCGACTATGACGGCGACGGGTACGCCGATCTTGCGCTCTTCCGGCAGGACTGCAGCAATGGCTCAAGCTGGTCGATCCTGAGCGGTCGGACGGGTTCGCAACTCCACGCCGGTACCAAGTACGGCGGCTGCGCCGACATCCCCGCCCCCGGCGACTACGACGGTGATGGTCGTACCGACCTTGCGCTCTTCCGCCGGGACTGCAGCACCGGCTCCAGCTGGTGGATCAGGAGCGCGACGGGCAACCAGCTCGTCGGCGGGCTGAAGTACGGCGGCTGCGCCGACATCCCCGCACCCGGCGACTACAACGGCGACGGTCGTGCCGACCTTGCGCTCTTCCGCCGGGACTGCAGCACCGGGTCCAGTTGGAACATCTACGACCTCGCCGCGGGCTCTGCCATCCGCTCCGGTCTCAAGTACGGCGGCTGCGCCGACATCCCCGCACCCGGCGACTACAACGGCGACGGTCGTACCGACCTTGCGCTTTTCCGCCGGGACTGCACCAACGGATCCAGTTGGAACATCTACGACCTCGCCGCGGGCTCTGCCATCCGCTCCGGCCTCAAGTACGGCGGCTGCGCCGACATCCCCGTCGCCAGCAACACCATCACCAACTGA
- a CDS encoding exo-alpha-sialidase, whose protein sequence is MTGAGMNKSRWVWSGLVALLMVGVVAQPAAASVSMVADVVQEPGDYEARFPDVVKLDDGRLMAVWHRATEHQNTVGTIQLSFGSSDGRTWSTPTPALANPDTMAGIDTRDPKLGKMNDGSVVLTFFVPGGRVYYSVWKPTWTRFTDPEQLTAPGITGGMYSHGGVLALADNGSQVDQVLIPVYTTGTAGGAHFIRATWRASLSPRLLVSGSTKIINNSNPVGRTYTEPSFVQVGSTVVGVIRAEQDGGGSPAIVVRWNPYAATPAFTYQSFTGVLANSHHLLKTSTGQVLFTYGDKAQANRPTVGMLISNPTGTWVKGTVLPIYNSGYADQGNPSSVEIASGTYLTLGYNTKPKTQSASGGTLWVLESHAADY, encoded by the coding sequence ATGACGGGAGCAGGTATGAACAAGTCCCGCTGGGTGTGGTCGGGTCTCGTGGCGCTGCTGATGGTGGGCGTGGTCGCGCAGCCCGCCGCGGCGAGCGTCAGCATGGTCGCCGACGTCGTGCAGGAGCCAGGCGACTACGAAGCCCGTTTTCCGGACGTGGTGAAGCTCGACGACGGCAGGTTGATGGCGGTGTGGCACCGGGCTACCGAGCATCAGAACACCGTCGGCACGATCCAGCTCTCGTTCGGCAGCAGCGACGGCCGTACCTGGAGCACCCCGACGCCCGCGTTGGCGAACCCGGACACGATGGCGGGAATCGACACCCGTGACCCGAAGCTCGGCAAGATGAACGACGGCAGTGTCGTGCTGACCTTCTTCGTGCCGGGCGGCCGGGTCTACTACTCGGTGTGGAAGCCGACCTGGACGCGATTCACCGACCCGGAGCAACTCACCGCGCCGGGGATCACCGGCGGCATGTACAGCCACGGCGGGGTGCTCGCACTGGCCGACAACGGGTCCCAGGTCGACCAGGTGCTGATCCCGGTCTACACCACCGGGACCGCGGGTGGCGCGCACTTCATCCGTGCCACCTGGCGGGCCTCGCTCAGCCCCCGGCTGTTGGTGTCCGGCTCGACGAAGATCATCAATAACAGCAACCCGGTCGGGCGGACCTATACCGAGCCGAGCTTCGTGCAGGTGGGCAGCACGGTGGTCGGGGTGATCCGGGCCGAGCAGGACGGTGGCGGTTCCCCGGCCATCGTGGTGAGGTGGAACCCGTACGCGGCCACGCCGGCGTTCACGTACCAGAGTTTCACCGGGGTCCTGGCGAACTCCCACCACCTGCTCAAGACCTCCACCGGGCAGGTGCTGTTCACCTACGGCGACAAGGCGCAGGCGAATCGCCCGACAGTCGGGATGCTGATCAGCAATCCGACCGGAACCTGGGTCAAGGGCACGGTGCTGCCGATCTACAACTCCGGCTACGCCGACCAGGGCAACCCGTCGAGCGTGGAGATCGCCTCCGGGACGTACCTGACGCTGGGCTACAACACCAAGCCCAAGACTCAGTCGGCCAGCGGCGGCACCCTCTGGGTCCTCGAGAGCCACGCCGCGGACTACTGA
- a CDS encoding family 16 glycoside hydrolase, with translation MDPRLYRQRRSRLGALLVATVLTSSFWSPAAAQASADLPPQEPGVTLRVFDVQAPTSEICTLKPGQTPNVDRLMPTIDLSSGGFGLGDYFVAQVTGNIDVPRGGAYTFRLTSDDGSRLLIDDQLVIDHDGLHGATSKDGAVTLAEGYHSLRIDYFENTGGEQLTLAWQPPDATGFSVVPNAVLSTDAGVVRVTAPGRKECEGLADTPGDGLPLTEVHPNYTLTDLRPAGFEPQVTAMDWLPDGRLAVTTWGGTDNTLGEVYLLDNVTGETDPSRVTTKLVASGLKEPMGIKYVDGRLYVSQKHELTELNDHDGDGVTDQYRTVATWPFGGNFHEFAFGLLYDDPYFYLNLSVAIDYGGATTNPQPAPNRGSTIKVHKKSGKVTYVAGGLRTPNGIGWGPGGDMFVLDNQGGWLPTSKLVHIKQGRFFNHYTNPAGRFDANPVTAPVLWLPHNEISNSPSTPLYLTEGRFAGQMLFGDVTYGGIQRAYLEQVQGEYQGAVFRLTQGLEAGVNRISLGPDGAIYAGGLGAGGNWGQTGKLTYGLQKLTPNGDDAFDILAMRAKPNGFEFEYTQPLSAETASELASRYQVEQWRYAPTDRYGGPKFAEETLTVRSARLSHDGKRVTLQIDGLKPDRVVHVRSPRPFSSASGEPLWSTEAWYTLNALPGKQPPAGPTNVYEAEQAKISGGAGVNVEHAGYSGFGFVDGYGSVGATTTFTVDVKQSGRYDVDLRYANGPNPFVGPKTISVLVNGQKIKQTTLLATDDWKSWSTQTEALRLRSGTNTITYRYETGDTGHVNIDRITIDEPGGDNRVVLFDGTDTSNWRHTDGRAAQWPVADGAMEVCCGDLRTKDAYGDFKLHLEFWLPKMPPEVTGQARANSGVFLQDRYEIQVLDSYGKNPLAWDDAAAIYQKKAAGSNAALPPETWQTYDITFRAARFDANGAKTEDARVTVVWNGTVVHHDVAINGPTGSGRPEGPSFGAIRLQDHGDKVRYRNIWIEPLS, from the coding sequence GCGTCTTCGACGTGCAGGCCCCGACGAGCGAGATCTGCACCCTGAAACCCGGTCAGACGCCGAACGTCGACCGACTGATGCCCACCATCGACCTCTCCTCCGGTGGCTTCGGCCTGGGCGACTACTTCGTCGCCCAGGTCACCGGCAACATCGACGTCCCGCGCGGCGGGGCGTACACCTTCCGACTGACCAGCGACGACGGCTCCCGGCTGCTCATCGACGACCAACTCGTCATCGACCACGACGGCCTGCACGGCGCCACCTCGAAGGATGGCGCCGTGACCCTGGCCGAGGGTTACCACTCGCTGCGCATCGACTATTTCGAGAACACCGGCGGCGAGCAGCTCACCCTGGCCTGGCAGCCACCGGACGCGACCGGCTTCTCGGTCGTCCCGAACGCGGTGCTGAGCACCGACGCCGGGGTGGTCCGGGTGACCGCGCCGGGCCGCAAGGAGTGTGAGGGCCTTGCCGACACCCCCGGTGACGGCCTGCCGCTGACCGAGGTACACCCGAACTACACCCTGACCGACCTGCGGCCGGCCGGTTTCGAGCCGCAGGTCACCGCGATGGACTGGCTGCCGGACGGGCGCCTGGCGGTGACCACATGGGGCGGCACCGACAACACGCTCGGCGAGGTCTACCTGCTCGACAACGTCACCGGCGAGACCGACCCGAGCCGGGTGACGACCAAACTGGTGGCCAGTGGGCTGAAAGAGCCGATGGGCATCAAGTACGTCGACGGCAGGCTGTACGTCTCCCAGAAGCACGAGTTGACCGAGCTCAACGACCATGACGGCGACGGTGTCACCGACCAGTACCGGACCGTCGCCACCTGGCCGTTCGGCGGCAACTTCCACGAGTTCGCCTTCGGTCTGCTCTACGACGACCCGTACTTCTACCTGAACCTCTCGGTTGCGATCGACTACGGCGGAGCGACGACCAACCCGCAACCCGCGCCCAACCGGGGTAGCACGATCAAGGTGCACAAGAAGTCGGGCAAGGTGACGTACGTCGCCGGTGGCCTACGTACCCCCAACGGCATCGGCTGGGGGCCCGGCGGCGACATGTTCGTCCTCGACAACCAGGGCGGTTGGCTGCCCACCTCGAAGCTGGTGCACATCAAGCAGGGCCGCTTCTTCAACCACTACACCAACCCGGCGGGCCGGTTCGACGCTAACCCAGTCACCGCGCCGGTGCTGTGGTTGCCGCACAACGAGATCTCCAACTCGCCCAGTACGCCGCTCTACCTCACCGAGGGCCGGTTCGCTGGGCAGATGCTGTTCGGTGACGTGACGTACGGCGGGATCCAGCGGGCGTACCTGGAGCAGGTGCAGGGTGAGTACCAGGGTGCGGTGTTCCGCCTCACCCAGGGACTGGAGGCCGGGGTCAACCGGATCAGCCTGGGGCCGGACGGCGCCATCTACGCAGGTGGCCTCGGTGCCGGCGGCAACTGGGGGCAGACGGGGAAGCTGACGTACGGCCTGCAGAAGCTCACCCCCAACGGCGACGACGCCTTCGACATCCTGGCCATGCGGGCCAAGCCCAACGGGTTCGAGTTCGAGTACACCCAGCCCCTCTCCGCCGAAACGGCGAGCGAGTTGGCCAGCCGCTACCAGGTCGAGCAGTGGAGGTACGCCCCGACCGACCGCTACGGCGGGCCCAAGTTCGCCGAGGAGACGCTCACCGTACGGTCGGCCAGGCTGTCCCACGACGGCAAGCGGGTGACCCTCCAGATCGACGGCCTGAAGCCCGACCGGGTGGTGCATGTCCGCTCGCCCCGCCCGTTCAGCTCGGCCAGCGGCGAGCCGTTGTGGAGCACCGAGGCGTGGTACACGCTCAACGCCCTGCCCGGCAAGCAACCGCCGGCCGGGCCGACCAACGTCTACGAGGCGGAGCAGGCGAAGATCAGCGGCGGTGCGGGGGTGAACGTCGAGCACGCCGGCTACTCCGGCTTCGGCTTCGTCGACGGGTACGGCAGCGTCGGCGCCACCACCACCTTCACCGTCGACGTCAAGCAGAGCGGCCGGTACGACGTCGACCTGCGCTACGCCAACGGGCCCAACCCGTTCGTGGGGCCGAAGACGATCAGCGTGCTGGTCAACGGTCAGAAGATCAAACAGACCACCCTGCTCGCCACCGACGACTGGAAGAGCTGGTCGACGCAGACCGAGGCGCTGCGACTGCGCAGCGGAACCAACACCATTACCTATCGGTACGAGACCGGCGACACTGGTCACGTGAACATCGACCGGATCACCATTGACGAACCCGGGGGCGACAACCGGGTCGTGCTCTTCGACGGTACGGACACCTCGAACTGGCGGCACACCGACGGGCGTGCGGCGCAGTGGCCGGTGGCCGACGGTGCCATGGAGGTCTGCTGCGGCGACCTGCGGACCAAGGACGCCTATGGGGACTTCAAGCTCCACCTGGAGTTCTGGCTGCCGAAGATGCCGCCGGAGGTGACCGGGCAGGCCCGTGCCAACAGCGGCGTGTTCCTCCAGGACCGGTACGAGATCCAGGTGTTGGACTCGTACGGCAAGAACCCGCTGGCCTGGGACGACGCGGCGGCGATCTACCAGAAGAAGGCCGCAGGCAGCAACGCCGCCCTGCCGCCCGAGACCTGGCAGACGTACGACATCACGTTCCGCGCGGCCCGCTTCGACGCCAACGGGGCCAAGACCGAGGACGCCCGGGTGACCGTGGTGTGGAACGGCACCGTGGTGCACCACGACGTGGCCATCAACGGGCCGACCGGATCCGGTCGGCCTGAGGGCCCGTCGTTCGGCGCGATCCGGTTGCAGGACCACGGGGACAAGGTGCGCTATCGCAACATCTGGATCGAACCGCTGAGCTGA